From Staphylococcus delphini, one genomic window encodes:
- a CDS encoding alpha/beta hydrolase has product MVKSEAMKIAVTDGTVIEARVDRADFEAVGIVHIFHGMAEHMDRYVALVEKLNQQGYHVIRHNHRGHGCDVDGIRGHFDSMAQVVQDAFEIQSTLKAQFNPHLPLILIGHSMGSIIARQFVQTYPQAVQGLILSGTGYFPTWYYIVNLPLLKIITLVCGKKRRMNWLNHMTTGRFNKNFKPTRTTSDWLSSDKAEVDHFIQDPHTGFLVSNQLIFSVLQTMMRTSRVKNIAHMNLELPILLISGKDDPFGANGKGIRRFGKILKRGGIHHITVQLYKNKRHEVLFEKDKETVWRHMLDWMSRQIIKKQKVGERGVTK; this is encoded by the coding sequence TTGAAGCGGTAGGTATCGTACATATTTTTCACGGTATGGCAGAACATATGGATCGCTATGTGGCATTAGTTGAAAAGTTAAACCAGCAAGGCTATCACGTCATTCGTCACAATCATCGGGGGCATGGCTGTGATGTCGATGGTATTCGCGGTCATTTTGATTCAATGGCACAAGTCGTTCAAGATGCTTTTGAAATTCAAAGTACGTTGAAAGCCCAATTCAACCCTCATTTACCTCTAATTTTAATTGGACATTCAATGGGCTCTATCATTGCACGACAATTTGTACAAACGTATCCACAAGCCGTACAAGGTCTTATTTTAAGTGGTACAGGCTACTTTCCGACATGGTATTATATTGTCAACTTACCTTTACTGAAAATCATTACGCTCGTCTGTGGTAAGAAGCGTCGAATGAACTGGCTCAATCATATGACGACTGGCCGTTTTAATAAAAATTTCAAACCGACACGTACGACGAGTGATTGGCTCAGTTCTGATAAGGCAGAAGTCGATCATTTCATTCAAGATCCACACACTGGCTTTCTTGTTTCCAACCAACTCATTTTCAGTGTGCTTCAAACGATGATGCGGACATCACGTGTGAAAAATATTGCGCATATGAATCTTGAATTGCCTATTTTACTCATTTCAGGCAAAGATGATCCGTTTGGCGCAAATGGGAAAGGGATTCGTCGTTTCGGCAAAATTTTAAAAAGAGGCGGTATCCATCATATTACGGTACAACTTTACAAAAATAAAAGACATGAAGTTTTATTTGAAAAAGATAAAGAAACCGTATGGCGACATATGTTAGACTGGATGAGTCGACAAATTATTAAAAAGCAAAAAGTAGGTGAACGGGGTGTCACAAAATAA